The following are from one region of the Salicibibacter kimchii genome:
- a CDS encoding spore coat protein codes for MSIHLGQHRSRSFYSPQQCQGSCYDPKYCQGNCFDPKPCQDEKKWSALYDDREKHPMCPVEDEGITQEATQTNKEVQVSEDFMLIKDSCDVNVTTTDVQAAVNLQAALQAAIVLVVRISLAGSDDAEDVTQELMQTSKIKQRTSQKTIIENSRDVNVTSTDVQVALNIQLLLQILIALVVTLDIL; via the coding sequence ATGTCCATCCATTTAGGGCAACATCGAAGCCGAAGTTTCTATAGTCCGCAACAGTGTCAAGGCAGTTGCTATGATCCAAAATACTGTCAGGGCAATTGCTTTGATCCGAAGCCGTGTCAGGACGAGAAAAAATGGAGCGCATTGTACGATGATCGGGAAAAGCATCCTATGTGTCCCGTAGAAGATGAAGGCATCACACAGGAAGCCACCCAAACGAATAAAGAAGTGCAAGTGTCGGAAGATTTTATGCTGATAAAAGATTCTTGTGACGTTAATGTTACAACCACGGACGTTCAAGCCGCTGTCAATTTGCAAGCAGCTTTGCAAGCCGCGATTGTATTGGTGGTCCGTATCTCGCTCGCCGGTTCCGATGACGCTGAAGACGTCACGCAAGAACTTATGCAGACATCGAAAATCAAGCAAAGAACATCCCAAAAGACTATTATTGAGAACTCCCGTGATGTCAACGTGACTTCTACAGACGTGCAAGTGGCGCTTAACATCCAACTCTTGTTGCAAATATTAATCGCCCTTGTTGTTACTTTGGATATTCTCTAA